DNA sequence from the Portunus trituberculatus isolate SZX2019 chromosome 49, ASM1759143v1, whole genome shotgun sequence genome:
GAATGAGCACATCCTGAAAGCACCCATGTGCTGAATGTGAATAAATCAGCTGACATCATTACTGGTTGTGGTACCCAAACAATTAAGTATTTCATAATGCAATGAGTACAACCTCTGTATTCATATTGCTGTCTaagatgtatttttttatttcatctatatataatgtgttgtatttttctaCAACCGTATTCCTTAGTTTAAGCAACTGAAAACATCAAAATTCTATTGACATCACTATCTATTTTATGATTATGTTATTGTGTAAGATTGTAGGAAATGAAAAGTATGATGTAACttaagatattcttatttttttcataagatgaagattctctctctctctctctctctctctctctctctctctctctctctctctctctctctctctctctctctctctctctctctctctctctctctctctctctctctctctctctctctctctctctctctctctctctctctctactctctctctcacctttttcaTTTGTACACTAATGGCCTATAACTATGAATCATTGTAAGAGTTCTTCCTGAGTGCTTAAAATTTCACATGATCACAGGTGAAATCCTAAAAggctacatttcttttcttcaaatattGCAGAACATTCTTGGAAGACCTGCTACATACATCATCTAGCAGGCAGTGCAGATTTAAGTGTACAGTGAACATGCTGAACATAACTTTTGTATGCATACAttcatttgtatgtatttttcacCTTAGAAGGTTATCAAGATGCACCCAAAGAATtcagagcaaagaaaaaaacttaaaatgtGTAAACACTTTTAACAAAATGTACTATTCTCTGATTCATGTGAGGTTAGTAAGATAGTGTGAACACCACGGAGGTTGGTAAGTACTCGGGGATGTTTCTGTAAGTAGATGACAAAATATGATTGAAATTGAATGGATGAACTTGATGAGATTTAGAAGAGTTTGTTTTTAAGTAAAtgattacatttatttatttattttaaagtAGTCATATATTTTGAagtttgaaacattttttatttatttattttttctttgacaaGAAAGTCAAACAATGTATCACACTATAAGAAGCTTCAAAATGTAATTGAATCATACCCCAAGACTGTAATGATTTCCCCCCTTCATGGATATGGTGGCTGATAAGGTCTTCAACattaatgaaaaaggaaggaatattatTGATTTGCACAATGTAGGTAAACTAACTTTGAGAATGTAAGGAATTCATTGTTCAAGATAAAATCATTAACATGTTAACAGTAAATTGGGAATTCACATTTGcataatttcttcattatacATATATTGTAATGCTTCATCATATTAGTGTTGCTAAGTGATAAATGTTGAATGTGTGTCAGTATGCCCTATACACCTTAGTTGTGGGGTCTTTAAGTAGTAGTCATTTACTTGTAGTCTTCCTTGGTTTTCCTATACAGTATTCATAATCTTACTTAGTACTGTAAAATGTCTAAATTTCTTCCATCAAGTAACATTTGGGCTTAGTGGAGCAAGGGATGAACAGGCTTTTAGTGACTATTTGTAGTTACTACTTTTACTTGGTATGTTGTGAAGCACCTTAACATTGTGCACTCAGATCTTTGAAACAATAACcatgtaatgtatgtatgtcagATAAAAAGGTGAATGGGCaagttgttgtgtttgtgtgcattaGCTGCATTAGATGTATTTAGTTTGCTGTACACATTGTATCCTCATAAGAGTCTTTGGTGTCACCTTTGAGTGGCCCCTGAAGTGTCGTGTGGCATTGAGAAGTGAGATGGTGATGCTGCAATGGAAGTACAGTATGGTTATGGAAGATGTTCTTCATTCAAGATTATGTTTCAAATGACAAGTAATATTTCAAATAATAAGCTGAGGAATGTGTAGCAATTTTGTGTGCATATGCAATTTAGTTAAGACATGAAGCTATTTATTGGTTGATATTATATTCATAGCATGATGTTTTGGgaaaactatcactggaactaATCACTGACGTGGATGTACAAATTGCTAATGGTAAGGATTTCAATGTGGCACTTCAAGATATCAGATTCAACAGATTTTTGTCTTATGAGGACAAAGTGACTATTTTGGCAATTGGCTTAAGGAATCTTTCTTTCAGCATCCAGTTATATGAAATGATATTAAAATGCCTGCAAATTAATGTTGTTGTGTTTTAAGATTAATGTATTTGTATGATTAGagcttgaaaaaaatattcaatgttttttttgggAGGAGGGATGACCAAAGTACTCCAGTCAGTGTTAGCAGTGCTAGAGGAAACTATTTCCTAGTTTTATTGATTTGTGTTTACTTTTTAATTTCAATTGTTTATTACCACAATTCACTTAGACTTTAGAATGATGCCATTCCAAAGGTCTTTTTCAGAGTTGATAGCAATTTGTCCATCTCAGAAGTTTCATTCAGGGAACAGCACTTAATAAACAATGTGATTACTACAGATGCTAATATGATTAATATTGTGGTTGTAtgttatatttacatttttttccctgcaGCAATATACTAATAATTATCTATCAATCTGCAAAGCTTGCAAACCTTCATCAAAATTTTCATTCATGCAATCATAAGTATCTTTTCCTATCATTGACCACTTCTTGAACTTTTGAAGAAAGATTTTATTATATAGAATTCTTCTAAGTTTAATGTGTCTTCATGCAGTTTTGCTTTAAGACTCTAAGgaagtttattttcttaatgatgTGAGTTTCAACATTTTGCTATTTTGCCTTCTATATATGTTCATATTTAACTGAATATACTGTCTTTGTAAACATACAGCACCATGATTATTACAGTGATATGATAATGCATTCCAAGATCACATTTAACTATATAGTACTTGTTTTGCAGCTACAACCAGTATAGAAACTGCTGTATCTTTTCAATGTGTATTGATTTGAGTCTTCAAGAGGCAAATTTAATGAGCAGTTAAAATCTGTATCAGCAAATGGTTGCCCATACAAATTGGAGTGTATCttaatttcctttacttttttcttaatctttggtTGCCTGTGACTCAAGGATGGTATGCTGTCTTACTGTAGAGCCTGGAAGTAATGTAAAATAATGTACATTTATGTAACCTTCGTATTTGTGTAAATAATTTGTTATTGGACATAAAGGGAATTCATGTCAGGATCTTTAACTatccacacaaccacacaactATACAACTTGTCTTGTACATGTCTTGCATGGCTTCCTGATGCAACACAAGACTTAATACtatttcaaagaaaaaaaaaatgccccagTCTTCATTGGTAAATGTTTATTAACCATTTTTTTGAGTTGTGGTGCATCATATAACTGGCAGAAAATTGATAGAAAACAGTTATAATAAATAGCCTCAAATTTATGTACAATACTATTGTATGCATGGCTGGAGGTATTAGAGATATTCATGAAAACAGGATTTAGAACTAATAAGAAATTGAAGGTGAATTGAGTGCACAACTGAATAGAAATTTTGAACTCCCGTACAACTCTGTTATGCTTCTTATAACCAGTGCACACGCTGCAGCAGTCTTCATCCAAGGAATATTTGCTGACAAAGTATGTTGTAATAATTTATTACAGAAGAAGGAGTTAGGCATGATCACTTAAACTAATGTATGGGAATAAATACTATTTCTGTCATCAGTTACTGTGTTTCCCTTTGAGGATCAGACCACAGATCCTCTGGGAATACTTCAGCATTAATAAGTGTGTAACAGCTGCCATGCCTATAAAAACAGCACATTGTGTCTGGTGTGAGACTGTTAATAATGCTATAATAGTTGGGTTTATGCTTTGGTGTTATAAAAGTGAATGTTTTGTGATATATATTTGTTCATACTTTGAATgaaggaaacataaaaaaaataaataaataaataaaaaaatctcaaaaCTCACGACTGAAAGTGCAATGTTGTCACATTCCCGTCAACTGTACACATTAAAATGGCTGAACAATAATATTAAGATTACCATtgactatttattttattgtatttattcttttgtctttccagAGCATCATACACCATCTCGCAGTAAGTGGACtatgcaaagaaaaacaaacatctgCTTTGACTAAACTTTGACTAAAGGTAAAGTGTTATCATATCCAATGTTATTTTATAAGTGAAAACTCTTTTATAGTCACTGCCAGTTATGTAGATGTTTGAGAAGGGCTTTCCTCTCTACTTGAATATCCTTCAGTCTGAAAGTTGCATTCTTAAGTTTGtttgtattatattttattgAGTGGTTTCTTAATAATGTGGTATATTGCAGGATTATTATTAGTTACATGAGAGAAACTGGAACTATTAGTTTTTTCCAGGTAGTTGTATCACCTTCTTTACCGATGTAAGTGTAATGTCAATACTTATTACTTTATGTGCCACCTGTTTGACTTCAACTAATTATTCTTCAAAAACCTTATTTTGGGTTTTGTCCTGGTGTCCAAACTTGAAAAGAAACAAGTTAAACTGTGCTTTGTTTTGGCATATATTTAAGAATTCATAACAGTAGATCTTTTCCAACACCAACATAAAGTAAATTTATATAAACACTAtccacaaaatagaaaaaaaagataacaagcaGTATGTTTACAGCACAGCACAACCCTCAACTCTGCAATCAGACACAATTAGCATTTACAAATTTTATTACAATGTACATAGTTGAAAAGTACCAGACCtcagagataaagaagagtagAATTTCCACCACCTGTCTCTAATGAAGTGAAGCATAACTTAGGTTTATCAGGAGGAAGAGTGACTaagtaaaggaaacaaaaaaaaaaaaaaaaaaatgcagtaattTCATCTTGTTTCTATACCATTTTTCAGCTTAGATACATTTCATGTTTTTGTGCATGATTTCTTACAATCAAATATAATGTCTTATCAAGTGttatatttctctgttttaagAGATTTGAATAAAAATCTAACAGTTCATTCACGTTATTAAGAGGTTATGATGATCTCTGAAATATGCACATTCTAATATATGAATGCATATtaccatgataataataataacaataacaataataataataatgataataaaaataataataagatataaACCATATTGCTAAAATctgagaaagataaataacttaaataaataaaatgctatTACAGATTAAGTAACAAGGATGAAGCAAATTTACACTTCCATTGGAAACATCACATTAAAATTTCATCTTTCAGTAGACTTACAATCATCTATATTAAAGAGCTGAcatgatatacacacacacaaacacacacacactagtctcCACATTGCTATCAAGACTACACAACAGTCATATCGGAATGCTGGTCTGGGAGAGGCAGGAGGTACCACTCCCTTCTTAGTACATGATCCATTGGCTCTGCTCAACGCATATCATCAGCACTGTACAGACCCTGCAAGGAACACACACATTAGTACCATCACAGACAACACAATCACCACTCATTTCACTATGTCAATAATATcacaactaaagaaaataaaaaaataaaaataaataaatagaatcaaTACTAGGATGAAAGTGGAAACACTAATATTGATGCAAtcatgaaaaacaataaaatatatcACTGAGTTTGGTAATATGCCATGGCTTGTATACCTTGGCTCGACGCAGTACTGAATCTTTGGTTGGGTCATAGGGATGGTCCTTGGAAGGTATCTCAAGTACAGCTGGGAGGGGGTTGTCATTGTCACTGTCAATGACATGGCGAATCTGCTCAGCAATCTGTAAGGTGGTGGTTGGTGACATAAAGGTTAGGGTTACATTAGAGAAGACAGAAATGATTCATGcagcaaaggaaaagaataatgggaAACTTACgtgaagggaaaggatttataaggttgatgaggaaagaaaacctATAACAGTTCCAAGACTgatggaatgaagggaaaggattaTGGAAGTGATAGTGACATCAAATGCATGACAGAAtgatgagatgaaagaagaaatgagcagATTTACAAAATACAGTGGTGACTGGTGGCATAAAAAGAGGATTATAAAAGGCTAAAGTGACTTGTACATTGCAAGACATATTTGGATGGATGACTTGGAAGTGAGAAGGCTGACAGCTATAAGTTACATATGGTGCTAGGAAAGGGCATCACCGTGGAATGCTTTCAGGTGGCTTCAAGATTGAATGTAGTAATGGTGCCTGATATCACAATGAGTGATGAAAGTTATGATTATCACTGAAGGCAGTGAATAATTAACTACAATGAAAAAATCCATTGTTAAGATATACTGATGACTAATACAGAATGCTGGAACATGAACTTTGACACAACATTATCACCAAAATGTCATTGTGAAGTACTTACATTTTGATTGATAAGAATTATATCAATGTCATCTCTCTTCATGAACTTCTTGTAGCAGGCCTCAATTTCTTGAACACTGGTGTCTGGAAACACATATATAATCTTGAAGGTTTTGTAAAGAAGCATACATGCATGACTTTGTTTGGATACACAGCATAATGAAATGAAGCTTCAGATGAACCTGAATACTTACTCTTATCCACAACCAAGAAGTTGGGTTCCCTCTTCTTGTTCATCTCGCCAATGCCTCCAAGAAGGAAGCCAACACATGTGTCCTTGAATAATAATAGaattattaataacaataacaatatcaataataataataataataataataataataataatagtaataataataataatacctatgtaataatgataaaaatattaataattataaatGGAATCATACAATATATCCATGTGTAATCTATAATTTTGAAACACTAGGAGAAGATCTAAGTGTTATGAATTGGTGATTGAACAGCTGACAAGAAGCATTTCACAAGACTGTAACACACTGAGCCACAGCTGACAGCCACGGCACAGGAGAGTGTTGACCTTGAAGATTCTGATGCCATGagtagagagatggaagtacCTGAGTGAAGCATCAAATGTCCTCACAGAGCAAGTAGAGTGCCAATGAAAAGGGCCAAGCAGACAGAGACTGGACACACAAAGCTGTTCCAGTCATGGTGATGCCATCAGATGATAAGAATGACCCAtgattagtgaaaaaaaaagttattaaatTGATGAATATTATGTCAATATTTACCCCTCAACCAATGAGTCTGTTCCTTCAACTTCCAATGTGTCAGGAACTATGGCAAGTGGCTCAGGTGATATACACATCAGTGCTCTGGTCACGGGGCTCCCACACTCCATCTTGCATTTATTGATAACATGTATCTCACTCTCCATTTTGTGTCCATTCATCTCAAATGTGTTTTTAAACATTTATATGTCCTGGACTAGTTCTTTACTGTGACGCCTATACATAATACGCAGAAGAGGACAGTGTGGCATGACTTCCTTGTGGCGTGACCTTGTGACTGGCCAGGATGGGGAGTAACTTTCCATTAGCCAGGTCACTTCCCTTAGATCAGCCTTTATGACCTCTCCTGCAGCGTAATAATGTAAGCATGGGAAGGTACACACCTTGATACAGGCAAGGGCGCCAGGCCCACACACAGCCTTCTGACATGACATATCCAGAGGATACCCCGCACACAATGTTCAGCTCATCTTTTCCCGAGAACCACGgaccaaaataacacataaaaacactccACGACACGTCAGACAACTGAATTACGAGTGTGATGGGTTGATATTCCCTTACCTCATCGCCAATGACGGCAATAAGCTTTCCCTGAGCTGCTGCCACAGACATCCCGAGTCAGTGTTTCGTCTGCTGTGTGTTTGGGAGAATCATATGACATGACGTCACGCTACGGTACGCTCACagccagcgccaccaccaccaccgccgctccaCTACGGTACTGACTCATCTGTACCGACCCTTGCTGCACTGTAAGAAGCCTTATTGTTAAGGTATAGAATAGTCGGGTTCTCATGGGGTATGTATTACTATTTTCTATCGATGAAGTGCAATTTATTAAGTTATAAGTAGAATCAGAACTCATGCGAAACTCCCAATAACCAGCACAAGTTTCATTACCACAGATGAGCACCACGGGGTCACCACCATACTTTCTAGACGTGAGGCTAACTTTTAGAGGAGTGCATCACCTAACAACGATTATAATCACAGTAATTTGAGTGTCTGGGTCATGGTTCCCGTGTTTTCCGATGAACAGGATGATAGTGGAGGAAGCCACGAAACGTTCCTCGTTGTCTTCAAGCAATTCAACAACGACCTTAAATTGTTCAGCACGGACAAAAATTCGGCAAACTTCTTGTGTTCTCCACTTACGCCTGCAATAAATTTCTGGAATAATTAATCCCtttatcaaatattttttttcttctttctaacccttttctcctccgtacattaaaaaaaaaaaaccctcatcATCCTCCATTTTTTCAGCTAGATATTCAATTAACAACTTTCTACTTCTACTCAATTTGTTCCTAGCCATTTTTTCCGGATACTGTACTTATATTCTGTTATTCGTGGGACACTTCCATTACATCACTGGTTGTCTCTTGGAAAATCGCTTAGACACGACGCTCGAGGCAAAGTGGTAGCTACATACCTAGCGACACCCTCTGTTATCGTGCAGTGATATTCGGTGAATAACCATTGTAAAGCGATGATTAATCGTGATAATCGCACACAGGAAAACCAACATCAGTCGAGAATTCAACTCTTGGTAATGGATCTCAATTCGGGAAAGATTTATGCAAGATTTGGTTTAGCAACATTCAGCTGAAAAACCATGTTGGAACTGCGAGTGTGATGGATTGGCTTCCAAACACCGAGCAACTCTGCAATACCGTCGTATTTCGTGTCTCCATTGGTTCCCTTTCACCCTTACAGCTGCTTTGATGTAATGACTTCATAATTACGTATTCGGGAGAAAAGTAGTGGCGTTAGCACCACTTCTTGACTCAACATTACACGGCAAAACCGTGACAACATACTCTTGGACATTCTTAACCTCAGGAGCGTGGTTACTTCAGTTATAGGGAGGATCTGCTTTAAGAGGAAGCCAAGTTTAGAGATGGGGATATGTCATATGTGTACCCATACTAAGAGGTGTGCAGGAGCTGCCTTCTGTAGGTAGACTCATCTTTGCAGGTTTTTCATAATCTTACACTTCACACCTGCGGGGAGAGGACCACTGAGGTAGACAAGAGGAGGGATCTGAaacagtgagaggagaggagtggctcatacatacacatttatttctccctgtcttcctgtcttcctcagACGCGGTACTGTACTATACATGGAGGCTACGCGTATGCATACATATGTCTTGCTCCGTAACAGCTCTGTTATAACAAGCAATTTTCTTCTGTATTGAttaagtgttttcctttacagGTGAGAacttgagggaggaggagggatggaaagggagaaattTCCAAGACACGGAAAGcaacaggtctctctctctctctctctctctctctctctctctctctctctctctctctctctggatggtgCTGATCGATGCGACGCCCTACCAGTGTGGGCGGACTCCTCCCTCACAGTGGTGCCTTCATCACAGCCACAACACTTGGACGGTGTGCTGCGTTGCCAGGCTatgacctacacacacacacacacacacacacacacacacatcttcgtTGCCTCCCTCTCGCGCCCCACCCCCGCAGCTCTCACTCTGCTCCCACTTGCTCTCTAAAACTGAAAGGGAGTTGGGGGTACACGGGGAGAAATAGCCCCcgtcgctctccctccctctttctctctccaccactccgCTCACTCGATGCTTTCCGTCCACGCCAGTCTTTGGTAGAGGAGGGGAGCGACGCCCCGCgactttccattcctcctccctccattgaGAACTGTGTTTCGCGAACCACTCCAGGGGACGCCACACCTTCAGCGGCCTCAGGTGGACTTTTGGGTTAGTAataagggagtgagagggggatTCCGCTCATTCAGTGTCTTCCCTTGTCTTTGATGCCGGCCGTGCCTGATAGACCATATGGTAGCGTGACTCCGGCCCATCCCTGGCGTGCTCTGTCGCTGGAATGTTTTTTGCGGAGTGCCCGACGTTTTATTTGCTCACCCATAAAGACCAAAGTGTTGAAGACAGGAtgattgaatctctctctctctctctctctctctctctctctctctctctctctctctctctctcttctttgaccTTATCCTGGTTTTATCGCCTGTCTCAAGTCCATCTGCGACACTGAAAAATGTTAACAACTCAGTGACCCATCAATCACTGTTACTGTACCAGATACTCATAACAACACGATGCGTGAAACtacctgttattattattattattattattattattattattattattattattattattattattattattattattattattattattattattattattattattgttattactactactactactactactactactattattattattattattattattattattagtattattgttattactactactattactactactactactactactactactactactactactactactagttattattgttattattattattattattattattattgttattactactactattactactactactactactactactactactactactactactactactactactactactattattattattattattattattattattattattattattactattgttattactattattattattattattattattattattatt
Encoded proteins:
- the LOC123499407 gene encoding V-type proton ATPase subunit F-like, whose protein sequence is MSVAAAQGKLIAVIGDEDTCVGFLLGGIGEMNKKREPNFLVVDKNTSVQEIEACYKKFMKRDDIDIILINQNIAEQIRHVIDSDNDNPLPAVLEIPSKDHPYDPTKDSVLRRAKGLYSADDMR